One genomic region from Clarias gariepinus isolate MV-2021 ecotype Netherlands chromosome 22, CGAR_prim_01v2, whole genome shotgun sequence encodes:
- the map7b gene encoding ensconsin isoform X1 has protein sequence MLLPPRLRKGGSRSVITSLTTITEEDEEQRSRRKKRRKRESDPHLRYDVKKPVSRPDSTTSGNSTYIISSSPDVHNAGRSEPLVLKLDERQRLARERREERQKQSAVREAQLMERDERARLFYEKQLEDKRRRLEEQRLKEDRRRAAVEEKRRQKLEEEKARYEAVVRRTQEKSQRVRPKQNRWSWGGTLTSSTSHNSDANRKSVSTINLSKHIDPVINKRLSSSSATLLNTPDRGLQKQTSLSSSCLVNKARASREKIHQDRPAGMRRLPLTLWESNMVSRLQTPTHSYLARSRSAVSLSGDAVTLVCPRSASCHHTCSLAFRPLQSRSSERPVRAGLSLERATKAGTETNPGRRSIPNVLPDRKDKDYMRKSWTNLSCPTPTLSLTTIKRAPSPGSQRAKVSQASSARSSTKPPQKSPASKRSRSPPPSSMPLSPSNPSLLPGNLRPSPRVSPEVEKNLKQEEEAKRDNAEDDRAEGEEAKQVQSPAKAAAEISTNKAESNGVERVASPPAVRSSTGTTDPEEASRLLAEKRRQAREQRDKEEEEKRQREEAERRHREEMARRIAEERAKREEEARRLAEEKKLKEEEERRSEEERLQRERQEEAERLQRQKEEEEARQREEAERLRQERDKHFQKEEAERLERKKRLEEIMKRTRRSDQSSGQAQSKGGASQPDSEHTVNVAPVIPSITVSAPQISLPTEHSDSNGHTNPDLDLHTLDPIDHEASTEAQFQENGIIMETPLFEEVIEVPMVTKLSRQEGDGEEADERRKTPLLAFSENGSTHDLSTWDEVQLQTSDA, from the exons AGTCTGACCCCCATCTCCGATACGACGTGAAGAAGCCCGTTAGCAGGCCCGACTCGACAACCTCTGGAAACAGCACGTACATCATATCCAGCTCTCCAGATGTACACAATGCAGGAAGATCAG AGCCGCTGGTGCTCAAACTGGATGAGAGACAGAGACTGGCTCGAGAGAGGAGGGAGGAGAGACAGAAGCAGAGCG cTGTACGAGAGGCTCAGCTGATGGAGCGTGATGAGAGGGCCAGGCTGTTCTATGAGAAGCAACTGGAGGACAAAAGGAGGCGTCTGGAGGAGCAGAGGCTTAAGGAGGACAGGAGGCGCGCGGCCGTGGAGGAGAAGCGACGTCAGAAGCTAGAGGAGGAAAAG GCTCGGTACGAGGCGGTGGTGAGAAGGACTCAGGAGAAGAGTCAGCGAGTCAGACCGAAGCAGAACCGCTGGAGCTGGGGAGGAACCCTGACCTCCAGCACCTCACACAATAGCG ATGCTAATAGAAAGTCCGTCTCCACCATAAATCTGTCAAAGCACATAGACCCGGTCATAAACAAACGTCTGTCTTCATCTTCTGCTACACTGTTAAACACGCCAGACCGAG GCTTACAGAAGCAGACGTCCCTCTCCTCTTCTTGCTTAGTAAATAAAGCTCGAGCATCCAGAGAGAAGATCCATCAGGACAGACCTGCAG gtatGCGACGTTTGCCTCTAACTCTATGGGAGAGCAACATGGTCAGTCGCTTACAGACACCAACGCACTCGTACCTGGCCAGAAGCCGAAGTGCTGTATCTTTGTCTGGAGACGCAG TGACCCTCGTTTGTCCTCGCTCAGCCTCCTGTCACCACACCTGCTCCCTGGCCTTCAGGCCCCTGCAGTCACGCAGTAGCGAGCGACCGGTCAGAGCCGGCCTCAGTCTCGAGCGAGCGACCAAAGCCGGGACGGAGACCAACCCGGGCAGGAGGTCCATCCCTAATGTGCTG CCTGATAGGAAGGATAAGGACTACATGCGCAAGTCCTGGACCAATCTGTCCTGTCCTACACCAACGCTGAGCCTCACCACCATCAAAAGAGCGCCCTCTCCTGGCAGTCAGCGTGCTAAAGTCAGCCAGGCATCATCTGCCAG GAGTTCCACTAAACCACCTCAAAAGTCCCCTGCATCCAAAAGATCTAGGTCTCCTCCTCCATCTTCCATGCCCTTATCTCCTAGCAACCCTTCCCTGTTGCCTGGGAACCTGCGACCCAGCCCGAGAGTGAGTCCGGAGGTTGAGAAGAACCtgaagcaggaggaggaggccaAGAGAGATAACGCGGAGGATGACAGGGCAGAGGGTGAGGAAGCAAAGCAGGTGCAAAGTCCTGCAAAAGCAGCAGCTGAAATCTCCACGAATAAAGCTGAGTCCAATG GTGTAGAGCGTGTGGCGAGTCCACCGGCAGTCAGATCCAGCACAGGAACTACAGACCCAGAGGAGGCGTCTCGACTGCTGGCTGAGAAACGACGCCAGGCCAGAGagcagagagacaaagaggaggaggagaagaggcAGCGGGAGGAGGCCGAGAG ACGACACAGAGAGGAGATGGCACGGAGGATAGCTGAGGAGAGAGCGAAAAGAGAAGAGGAGGCCCGGCGTCTGGCCGAAGAGAAAAAACTcaaggaggaagaagagagaCGCTCAGAAGAGGAGagactgcagagagagagacaagaagAAGCAGAACGCCTGCAGAGACAg aaagaggaagaggaggctCGTCAGCGCGAAGAGGCAGAGCGATTGCGTCAGGAGAGAGATAAACACTTCCAGAAAGAGGAGGCGGAGCGACTTGAAAGGAAaaag CGTCTTGAAGAGATCATGAAACGCACAAGGCGCTCAGATCAG AGCTCCGGTCAGGCGCAGAGCAAAGGAGGTGCGAGTCAGCCGGACTCTGAGCACACGG tgaatGTGGCCCCTGTGATTCCCTCCATTACTGTATCAGCTCCGCAAATCTCTCTCCCCACAGAGCACAGTGACAGTAACGGACACACAAACCCTGACCTCGACTTGCACACACTGGACCCCATTGACCACGA AGCAAGCACCGAAGCCCAGTTCCAAGAAAACGGCATCATCATGGAGACCCCACTCTTCGAGGAGGTGATCGAGGTGCCCATGGTGACCAAGCTGTCCCGTCAGGAGGGCGACGGAGAGGAAGCGGACGAGAGGAGGAAAACTCCGCTGCTGGCCTTCAGTGAGAACGGAAGCACACACGACCTGAGCACATGGGACGAAGTCCAGCTCCAAACAA GTGATGCCTAA
- the map7b gene encoding ensconsin isoform X3, protein MAEREESGVYRSSSQESDPHLRYDVKKPVSRPDSTTSGNSTYIISSSPDVHNAGRSEPLVLKLDERQRLARERREERQKQSAVREAQLMERDERARLFYEKQLEDKRRRLEEQRLKEDRRRAAVEEKRRQKLEEEKARYEAVVRRTQEKSQRVRPKQNRWSWGGTLTSSTSHNSDANRKSVSTINLSKHIDPVINKRLSSSSATLLNTPDRGLQKQTSLSSSCLVNKARASREKIHQDRPAGMRRLPLTLWESNMVSRLQTPTHSYLARSRSAVSLSGDAVTLVCPRSASCHHTCSLAFRPLQSRSSERPVRAGLSLERATKAGTETNPGRRSIPNVLPDRKDKDYMRKSWTNLSCPTPTLSLTTIKRAPSPGSQRAKVSQASSARSSTKPPQKSPASKRSRSPPPSSMPLSPSNPSLLPGNLRPSPRVSPEVEKNLKQEEEAKRDNAEDDRAEGEEAKQVQSPAKAAAEISTNKAESNGVERVASPPAVRSSTGTTDPEEASRLLAEKRRQAREQRDKEEEEKRQREEAERRHREEMARRIAEERAKREEEARRLAEEKKLKEEEERRSEEERLQRERQEEAERLQRQKEEEEARQREEAERLRQERDKHFQKEEAERLERKKRLEEIMKRTRRSDQSSGQAQSKGGASQPDSEHTVNVAPVIPSITVSAPQISLPTEHSDSNGHTNPDLDLHTLDPIDHEASTEAQFQENGIIMETPLFEEVIEVPMVTKLSRQEGDGEEADERRKTPLLAFSENGSTHDLSTWDEVQLQTSDA, encoded by the exons AGTCTGACCCCCATCTCCGATACGACGTGAAGAAGCCCGTTAGCAGGCCCGACTCGACAACCTCTGGAAACAGCACGTACATCATATCCAGCTCTCCAGATGTACACAATGCAGGAAGATCAG AGCCGCTGGTGCTCAAACTGGATGAGAGACAGAGACTGGCTCGAGAGAGGAGGGAGGAGAGACAGAAGCAGAGCG cTGTACGAGAGGCTCAGCTGATGGAGCGTGATGAGAGGGCCAGGCTGTTCTATGAGAAGCAACTGGAGGACAAAAGGAGGCGTCTGGAGGAGCAGAGGCTTAAGGAGGACAGGAGGCGCGCGGCCGTGGAGGAGAAGCGACGTCAGAAGCTAGAGGAGGAAAAG GCTCGGTACGAGGCGGTGGTGAGAAGGACTCAGGAGAAGAGTCAGCGAGTCAGACCGAAGCAGAACCGCTGGAGCTGGGGAGGAACCCTGACCTCCAGCACCTCACACAATAGCG ATGCTAATAGAAAGTCCGTCTCCACCATAAATCTGTCAAAGCACATAGACCCGGTCATAAACAAACGTCTGTCTTCATCTTCTGCTACACTGTTAAACACGCCAGACCGAG GCTTACAGAAGCAGACGTCCCTCTCCTCTTCTTGCTTAGTAAATAAAGCTCGAGCATCCAGAGAGAAGATCCATCAGGACAGACCTGCAG gtatGCGACGTTTGCCTCTAACTCTATGGGAGAGCAACATGGTCAGTCGCTTACAGACACCAACGCACTCGTACCTGGCCAGAAGCCGAAGTGCTGTATCTTTGTCTGGAGACGCAG TGACCCTCGTTTGTCCTCGCTCAGCCTCCTGTCACCACACCTGCTCCCTGGCCTTCAGGCCCCTGCAGTCACGCAGTAGCGAGCGACCGGTCAGAGCCGGCCTCAGTCTCGAGCGAGCGACCAAAGCCGGGACGGAGACCAACCCGGGCAGGAGGTCCATCCCTAATGTGCTG CCTGATAGGAAGGATAAGGACTACATGCGCAAGTCCTGGACCAATCTGTCCTGTCCTACACCAACGCTGAGCCTCACCACCATCAAAAGAGCGCCCTCTCCTGGCAGTCAGCGTGCTAAAGTCAGCCAGGCATCATCTGCCAG GAGTTCCACTAAACCACCTCAAAAGTCCCCTGCATCCAAAAGATCTAGGTCTCCTCCTCCATCTTCCATGCCCTTATCTCCTAGCAACCCTTCCCTGTTGCCTGGGAACCTGCGACCCAGCCCGAGAGTGAGTCCGGAGGTTGAGAAGAACCtgaagcaggaggaggaggccaAGAGAGATAACGCGGAGGATGACAGGGCAGAGGGTGAGGAAGCAAAGCAGGTGCAAAGTCCTGCAAAAGCAGCAGCTGAAATCTCCACGAATAAAGCTGAGTCCAATG GTGTAGAGCGTGTGGCGAGTCCACCGGCAGTCAGATCCAGCACAGGAACTACAGACCCAGAGGAGGCGTCTCGACTGCTGGCTGAGAAACGACGCCAGGCCAGAGagcagagagacaaagaggaggaggagaagaggcAGCGGGAGGAGGCCGAGAG ACGACACAGAGAGGAGATGGCACGGAGGATAGCTGAGGAGAGAGCGAAAAGAGAAGAGGAGGCCCGGCGTCTGGCCGAAGAGAAAAAACTcaaggaggaagaagagagaCGCTCAGAAGAGGAGagactgcagagagagagacaagaagAAGCAGAACGCCTGCAGAGACAg aaagaggaagaggaggctCGTCAGCGCGAAGAGGCAGAGCGATTGCGTCAGGAGAGAGATAAACACTTCCAGAAAGAGGAGGCGGAGCGACTTGAAAGGAAaaag CGTCTTGAAGAGATCATGAAACGCACAAGGCGCTCAGATCAG AGCTCCGGTCAGGCGCAGAGCAAAGGAGGTGCGAGTCAGCCGGACTCTGAGCACACGG tgaatGTGGCCCCTGTGATTCCCTCCATTACTGTATCAGCTCCGCAAATCTCTCTCCCCACAGAGCACAGTGACAGTAACGGACACACAAACCCTGACCTCGACTTGCACACACTGGACCCCATTGACCACGA AGCAAGCACCGAAGCCCAGTTCCAAGAAAACGGCATCATCATGGAGACCCCACTCTTCGAGGAGGTGATCGAGGTGCCCATGGTGACCAAGCTGTCCCGTCAGGAGGGCGACGGAGAGGAAGCGGACGAGAGGAGGAAAACTCCGCTGCTGGCCTTCAGTGAGAACGGAAGCACACACGACCTGAGCACATGGGACGAAGTCCAGCTCCAAACAA GTGATGCCTAA